A window from Bombus fervidus isolate BK054 chromosome 12, iyBomFerv1, whole genome shotgun sequence encodes these proteins:
- the LOC139992640 gene encoding uncharacterized protein isoform X3 translates to MKICITCVYWILLFISVASSALLFIIVASENAQTNYHSSLKMNETSEAVDNNTLNDMEIIDLNTSTIPITELHDLSKLETDYKDHYYHEKYIEESAGFETVINGEARKKENPYKDSDIVAETLTQQPNLSQGISENEEATVLTSVNTSVAELQSLAESKLNSEFSKSRLFPKKSSILTKNGNKRQKIKKIQEETSSSIQTPSPSPSIVNEITETRNETNSLEEESLLLTNLVGEEETSEVVVVVRAEQSSITTDGPELKLEESVVKVLPDEISKVDGTFATTSELSDTDAKARLVGENRDDAAAVVLGEGIVTVGSSNPHEDIPSFSEWTQKRLEEAERKKTHPNASVQNSGTPTRGIGGMKVRSKNYASPDCGAKLVAANPEARSVGSVLVSTRDEYMLNTCTSRIWFVVELCEAIQAKKIELANFELFSSSPKDFSVYISDRFPTRDWSPVGQFTAKNVKDIQSFALEPHLFGKFIKVELQTYYGSEHFCPISLFRAYGTSEFEVLETETENQIPRESHTNVDDDEDSDEEEILDVENGEPPRNLFGSARDAVLSIMKKAAEVLVKSSDLTYNNITKIQQSIDSGNILENSFISCTTPRYTILCDSCSDQKFAKIFQLISCREKQLNELLKIDLVNRTLRQSGLCKIHGVGVETSAKEETRGNNENVKDTEKHDQLNEGFSSSKNFQLAFITSILKSEYIAALCNVLAIKERKVVMNTSHEIPFNNFKEVIKEDISHKHKEDYNSDTFQHTSATHALTSNVDITSQEPKKGIQEPSSEEINIFSSTPVEISSSSKSIASQIKPAKTFGKEEIKNETSIPILEIEETIQAEVLTTVPVSLNIEQHPILKASEEPSITPSISIENSPQTTASVSITTTDSSEFPNDDVISDMEPLEFASVPNKMEKVGRLDQEGKQEQTEILDQEIKLPPQDSLTFDNLLSDLKDLEGESAHIQNGPIASASVTQSTANTMPQKESVFLRLSNRIKVEEMQRSLERTVSAMSEETRKRDERESKRAEEISILKEKIVNLSNSMKNLLHDRDSWHGKISMIGQHMLLICSEVFMIYLILMYCWGNNNKGVEVKKKQQSDKDMMRRKSAENYNSHMKKPKKRRPSEIASHITGTYRELMIIGKSNETKKEKKRKRKKAVTLIGDQTNVNNDIEICPNTQFRTSTSTSTDVTHEMEITSKIASSVEVLHTIDAPKQVCKRLKSAPENMINSHDDNVHKAESNIQLIYNLSCADNSETDSIKNSELNNSYTDNSNELNSLTADTYPERIAYSEQTVMESEDLLNSKNISGILKDTRLSVTSSFMKTALSTRKKRKAYSNDVNGEWSKNSLDSNDKTVQVSYIPLKLSSEKVHTDGDTTTNGLLMDQSDESRSSSVTSISKKKEKKSTGFRKMVRKFF, encoded by the exons ATGAAGATTTGTATAACGTGCGTGTATTggatattactttttatatcaGTTGCTTCCAG tgCACTTCTGTTCATCATAGTTGCTTCTGAAAATGCACAAACCAATTATCACTCATCCCTTAAAATGAATGAAACTTCTGAAGCTGTTgataataatacattaaatgatatggaaattatTGATCTAAACACATCCACTATACCAATTACGGAACTACATGATCTAAGCAAATTAGAAACTGATTATAAAGATCATTATTATCAT gaaaaatatattgaagaaTCTGCTGGTTTTGAAACAGTTATAAATGGCGaagcaagaaagaaagagaatccTTATAAAGATTCAGATATTGTAGCGGAAACTCTTACTCAACAACCTAATTTATCTCAGGG AATTTCTGAAAATGAGGAAGCAACAGTTTTAACATCGGTGAATACATCTGTAGCAGAACTTCAAAGTTTAGCAGAATCAAAGCTTAATTCTGAGTTTTCAAAATCTAGATTATTTCCAAAAAAATCATCTATATTGacaaaaaatggaaataaaaggcaaaaaataaaaaaaatacaggAAGAGACGTCATCTAGCATACAAACACCATCACCATCACCATCTATTGTCAATGAAATTACTGAAACGcgtaatgaaacaaatagtcTTGAAGAAGAATCTTTGTTACTGACAAATTTAGTTGGAGAAGAGGAAACATCTGAGGTAGTGGTTGTAGTAAGGGCTGAACAATCTTCTATTACCACTGATGGGCCAGAGTTGAAGCTTGAAGAGAGTGTTGTCAAAGTACTTCCCGATGAGATATCTAAAGTTGATGGGACATTTGCAACAACCTCAGAATTAAGTGATACTGATGCTAAAGCTAGATTAGTGGGAGAAAATAGAGATGATGCTGCTGCAGTTGTACTTGGTGAAGGAATCGTAACTGTGGGATCTTCAAATCCACATGAAGATATTCCATCTTTCAGTGAATGGACACAAAAAAGATTAGAGGAAgctgaaaggaaaaaaa CACATCCAAATGCTTCTGTTCAGAATTCTGGGACACCAACACGAGGAATTGGTGGAATGAAAGTTCGTTCTAAAAATTATGCATCTCCAGATTGTGGTGCAAAACTCGTAGCAGCAAATCCAGAAGCAAGAAGTGTTGGAAGCGTTTTAGTTTCCACCCGAGATGAATATATGCTTAATACATGTACGTCACGTATATGGTTTGTAGTAGAACTTTGTGAAGCGATTCAAGCTAAGAAGATCGAATTGGCCAATTTTGAACTGTTTAGTTCGTCACCAAAAGATTTTTCAGTGTATATTAGCGATCGTTTTCCTACAAGAGATTGGAGTCCAGTTGGTCAGTTTACTGCAAAAAATGTAAAGGATATTCAAAGTTTTGCTCTAGAACCACATCTTTTCgggaaatttataaaagtggAACTTCAAACCTATTATGGATCTGAACATTTTTGtcctatttctttatttcgtgCTTATGGTACCAGTGAATTTGAGGTTCTCGAAACAGAAACAGAGAATCAAATCCCAAGAGAGTCGCATACAAATgtagacgacgacgaagacaGTGATGAAGAGGAGATTTTAGATGTTGAAAATGGTGAACCACCAAGAAATTTATTTGGCAGTGCTAGAGATGCTGTATTGAGCATTATGAAAAAAGCAGCCGAGGTATTAGTAAAATCAAGTGATTTAACCTATAACAACATCACGAAAATCCAGCAAAGTATAGACAGTGGTAATATCCTTGAGAACTCTTTTATCAGTTGTACTACACCAAGATATACCATCCTTTGTGATAGCTGCTCAGatcaaaaatttgcaaaaatctTCCAATTAATTAGTTGTAGGGAAAAGCAATTAAATGAATTGCTTAAAATTGATCTGGTGAATAGAACTTTAAGACAAAGCGGACTATGTAAAATTCATGGTGTTGGAGTTGAAACTTCCGCAAAAGAGGAAACGAgaggaaataatgaaaatgtaaaagataCGGAAAAACATGATCAACTTAATGAAGGATTTAGTTCAAGTAAGAATTTTCAGCTAGCATTCATAACATCTATACTTAAATCTGAATATATCGCGGCGCTTTGCAATGTATTAGCCATAAAAGAACGTAAAGTGGTAATGAATACAAGCCATGAAATaccatttaataatttcaaagagGTTATTAAAGAAGATATATCACACAAACACAAAGAAGATTATAATAGCGATACATTTCAACACACATCAGCTACACATGCTTTGACTTCAAATGTTGATATAACTTCTCAAGAGCCTAAAAAAGGTATTCAGGAACCATCTAGCGAAGAAATTAACATATTCTCTAGTACACCTGTCGAGATTTCTTCCAGTTCTAAAAGTATAGCTTCACAGATAAAGCCTGCTAAAACTtttggaaaagaagaaattaagaaTGAAACATCGATACCAATTTTGGAAATTGAGGAAACAATTCAGGCTGAAGTATTAACAACTGTTCctgtatctttaaatattgaaCAACATCCAATCTTAAAGGCCTCCGAAGAGCCATCTATAACTCCTAGtatttctatcgaaaattCACCTCAAACAACTGCTTCTGTCTCAATAACTACTACTGATAGCAGCGAATTTCCAAATGATGATGTAATATCAGACATGGAACCATTGGAATTTGCTAGTGTACCAAATAAAATGGAGAAAGTGGGACGTCTGGATCAAGAAGGGAAACAAGAACAAACAGAGATTTTAGATCAAGAAATTAAGTTACCTCCTCAAGATTCTTTAACGTTTGACAATTTATTATCTGATCTAAAGGATTTAGAAGGAGAATCAGCCCATATTCAAAATGGTCCTATTGCAAGTGCTTCAGTGACTCAGTCAACGGCAAATACCATGCCGCAAAAAGAATCTGTTTTCCTAAGACTGTCTAATAGAATCAAG GTTGAAGAAATGCAAAGATCTCTTGAACGCACGGTTTCAGCTATGAGTGAAGAAACGCGAAAAAGAGACGAACGTGAATCAAAAAGGGCagaagaaatttctattttaaaagagaaaatcgtTAATCTTTCCAACTCGATGAAAAATCTTCTACATGATCGTGATAGTTGGCACGGAAAAATCTCTATGATAGGTCAACATATGTTGTTAATATGCTCCGAAgtttttatgatatatttaattttaatgtattgTTGGGGAAATAACAATAAAGGAGTTGAAGTTAAGAAGAAGCAACAGTCAGACAAAGACATGATGCGGCGTAAAAGTGCAGAAAACTATAATTCACATATGAAGAAACCGAAGAAGCGAAGACCAAGCGAAATAGCTTCTCACATTACAGGTACATACCGCGAATTAATGATTATTGGTAAATCtaatgaaacgaaaaaggaaaaaaagaggaaacgtAAAAAAGCAGTCACCTTGATTGGTGATCaaacaaatgtaaataatGATATAGAGATATGTCCAAATACACAGTTCAGAACTTCAACTTCAACTTCAACAGATGTTACACACGAAATGGAAATAACATCAAAAATTGCTTCGTCTGTTGAAGTGTTGCATACAATTGATGCCCCAAAACAGGTTTGTAAAAGGCTTAAATCTGCCCCAGAAAATATGATTAATTCGCACGATGATAATGTTCACAAAGCAGAGAGTAATATACAACTGATATACAACTTATCATGTGCTGATAACTCTGAGACAGATTCCATTAAAAATTCTGAgctaaataattcatatactGACAATTCAAATGAATTGAATTCATTAACAGCAGATACATATCCAGAAAGAATTGCTTATAGTGAACAAACTGTCATGGAATCTGAAGATCTCTTAAATTCCAAAAACATTAGTGGCATATTAAAAGACACAAGACTAAGTGTAACATCTTCCTTTATGAAAACAGCTTTAAgtacaagaaagaaaagaaaagcttATTCAAATGATGTGAATGGAGAATGGAGTAAGAATTCACTTGATTCTAATGATAAGACTGTACAAGTAAGTTATATTCCCTTAAAACTGTCTTCAGAAAAAGTTCATACCGATGGTGATACAACTACTAACGGTCTGTTAATGGATCAAAGTGATGAATCTAGAAGTAGTAGTGTGACGTCAATatcaaagaaaaaggagaaaaagagcaCTGGTTTTAGGAAAATGGTGAGAAAATttttttga